The following are encoded in a window of Cottoperca gobio chromosome 20, fCotGob3.1, whole genome shotgun sequence genomic DNA:
- the amer2 gene encoding APC membrane recruitment protein 2: protein MEVQSECVEPPVAPQCDPQPTGKINKAAFKLFGKRRTGSGMASFFSFRNKGATNSGNNGNSDNGNSLNGNGSGASVELVRSKTHDGLASSNNDADGQRGEGLAILEAGPVRSLSKSLSFFSLLRRGSFRSSENGGTGLGKRGRGLKGFFSSMRWRRKEKTNDGEVEVVERVTEKDEDIADPEKVKDITLTLEPPPHHHQVDCGNREASPIPETPTTSVTMTPPHCVAMPGPSGEPDSPFPYTPTDSPQHPPIQIAKASVSSLTPSLATPPLDRCSTGDPPSEPSVDRLCSLLFTDVTSLKSFDSLTGCGDIIADADEEGPAGNGGSGTSSSSSGGGGGSVGAGVGRAVGITSVTSRGSPTKPPLPSLRTQPMFSVSTSSVPSSLPARARAPPPPPPQQHPAGSGVVAYMGGGEEMASPEGVDDADMQGLWHMLPSTGDNSPALPRSHQHSSTTPTSTYPPRATSNLASSHLPSTHRCSDRKVPQVKALGLSKIPVGGAAGGRAAKPPLPHTHGRHPTSPGEKEPLSDEGYWDTPSATPTATPDESGLQRNQKMALSRDSCSGDHLYDLYNDPEEEEEDDDLNSTPSPSTEYKLSPTSQTSPPSSSSSSSFQSMKGSTSLPRESKIPVSSRQTPPPHSVSQSALSSVLEAESPPPKTQAPPPTRTRIPVSKVPVRRSGNKPGSTTRGTAHKK, encoded by the coding sequence ATGGAGGTGCAGTCAGAGTGTGTGGAGCCTCCTGTGGCCCCTCAGTGTGACCCCCAGCCCACAGGGAAGATCAACAAAGCTGCCTTCAAACTCTTCGGGAAGCGGCGCACCGGCTCTGGGATGGccagcttcttctccttcaggaACAAAGGGGCTACAAACAGCGGGAACAACGGGAACTCTGACAATGGGAATTCTTTGAATGGAAACGGCTCAGGGGCGTCGGTGGAGCTCGTTAGGAGCAAAACCCACGATGGACTAGCAAGTTCTAACAACGATGCTGAtggacagagaggggagggacTTGCTATCCTGGAGGCGGGGCCAGTGAGGTCCCTCAGCAAATCGCTGAGTTTTTTCTCTCTACTCCGACGTGGGAGTTTTAGGTCGAGTGAAAATGGAGGGACGGGGCTTGGCAAAAGAGGGAGGGGCCTAAAGGGCTTTTTTAGCAGCATGCGATGGAGACGCAAGGAAAAAACAAACGATGGAGAGGTGGAAGTGGTGGAACGGGTGACGGAGAAGGATGAGGATATTGCCGACCCTGAAAAGGTAAAGGATATTACGTTAACTCTTGAACCGCCTCCGCATCATCACCAAGTGGATTGTGGGAATAGAGAGGCATCACCTATCCCAGAGACTCCCACTACTAGTGTTACCATGACACCCCCACACTGTGTTGCCATGCCAGGGCCATCTGGTGAGCCAGACTCCCCCTTTCCTTACACACCCACTGACTCGCCTCAGCATCCTCCCATCCAAATAGCCAAAGCCTCAGTTTCAAGCCTCACCCCCTCACTCGCCACACCCCCTTTGGATCGCTGCAGCACGGGTGACCCTCCCTCAGAACCTTCAGTAGACCGCCTATGCTCTCTCCTCTTTACTGACGTCACATCCCTCAAGAGCTTTGATTCACTGACAGGCTGTGGTGACATTATTGCTGACGCAGACGAAGAGGGGCCAGCGGGTAATGGGGGCAGTGgcactagcagcagcagcagtgggggaggaggagggagtgtgGGAGCAGGTGTTGGGAGAGCTGTTGGTATCACCAGCGTCACGTCTCGTGGCTCCCCAACCAAACCCCCTCTACCTTCGCTGCGGACCCAGCccatgttttctgtttccacAAGCTCAGTGCCTTCTTCCCTCCCAGCCCGGGCCCGGGcgccacctccacctccaccacagcAGCACCCAGCCGGTAGTGGTGTGGTGGCCTACATGGGCGGAGGGGAAGAAATGGCAAGTCCAGAAGGAGTGGACGATGCAGACATGCAGGGGCTTTGGCACATGCTTCCCTCCACAGGTGACAACTCCCCTGCTTTGCCCCGATCACACCAACATTCCTCCACCACCCCTACTTCGACCTATCCCCCTCGTGCCACCTCCAACCTTGCCAGCAGCCACCTGCCCTCAACACACAGGTGTTCAGACAGAAAGGTTCCCCAGGTGAAGGCATTGGGGCTCAGTAAGATTCCAGTAGGTGGTGCAGCAGGAGGCCGGGCAGCTAAACcccctctccctcacacacatgGCCGTCATCCCACATCACCTGGTGAAAAGGAGCCACTCAGTGATGAGGGTTACTGGGACACACCCTCAGCAACGCCCACAGCAACACCTGATGAGAGCGGGCTTCAGCGAAACCAGAAGATGGCCCTATCACGCGACAGTTGTTCCGGAGACCACCTGTACGACCTCTACAATGAccctgaagaggaagaagaggatgacGATCTAAACAGtactccctctccctccactgAATACAAACTGAGCCCCACCTCCCAAACAAgtccaccttcctcctcctcctcttcctccttccaaTCAATGAAAGGCAGCACCAGCCTTCCTCGGGAATCCAAGATCCCAGTAAGCAGCAGACAAACCCCACCTCCCCACTCAGTAAGCCAGTCAGCCCTCTCGTCTGTTCTCGAAGCTGAATCCCCTCCACCAAAGACCCAGGCGCCTCCCCCGACTCGCACCAGAATCCCTGTATCCAAGGTGCCCGTCCGTCGTTCTGGAAACAAACCTGGCAGCACAACCAGAGGAACCGCCCACAAGAAGTAG
- the LOC115025708 gene encoding LOW QUALITY PROTEIN: myotubularin-related protein 6-like (The sequence of the model RefSeq protein was modified relative to this genomic sequence to represent the inferred CDS: deleted 1 base in 1 codon): MEHIRTPKVEQVRLLDRFSNKFTNGTLYLTATHLIFVESSSNNSTSAAQEIWILHHHIASVEKLSLTTTGCPLVIQCRNFRLVHFVVQRERDCHDIYSSLLRLLRPVSYEELYAFSYNPKQNDQQREEGWQIIDLGAEFERMGVPCDQWQLTNVNRDYKVCETYPRNLYVPITASKPIIVGSSKFRSKGRFPVLTYFYQEKKAAVCRCSQPLSGFSARCLEDESMLQAISKANHNSRFVYVMDTRPKLNALANRAAGKGYENEDNYSNIRFQFVGIENIHVMRTSLQKLLEVIGTRSLSMSDHLVGLESSGWLRHIKAVVDAAIFLTKAVTVEGASVLVHCSDGWDRTAQVCSLGALLMDPYYRTIKGFMVLIEKDWISFGHKFADRCDQLDGDPKEVSPIFTQFLECVWQLTEQFPQAFEFSEWFLLQIHEHVHSCQYGNFLGNNQRQREDLQLRERTHSLWAFLMSERQNYLNPFYSPAYAEAHPVLEPSTLPYHFKFWRNLYHQFDRSMHPRQSILKTVLTLREDSRKAESTLQALENRLHQLGVTPVVTSDPPAPPPTRDQHSNSNALPPRPNSLILGAPINHKEEQRQEEEDEQQEEVGEEATESTDTERTVEGSSGTEQRKQSYGELEGTYNSESAKEEPAVVSLEFGVARMTC; the protein is encoded by the exons ATTTTGCATCACCATATAGCGTCTGTGGAGAAGCTCTCCCTGACCACCACAGGCTGTCCTCTGGTCATCCAGTGTCGGAACTTCCGGTTGGTTCATTTTGtggtacagagagaaagagactgcCACGACATTTACAGCTCGCTGCTGCGTCTTCTACGGCCTG TATCCTATGAGGAGCTCTATGCGTTCTCCTACAACCCCAAACAAAACGACCAACAGCGAGAGGAAGGATGGCAAATCATCGACCTGGGGGCAGAGTTTGAGCGGATGGGCGTCCCCTGCGACCAATGGCAGCTCACAAACGTTAACAGAGATTACAAG GTGTGTGAGACGTACCCACGGAACTTGTATGTTCCCATCACAGCCAGTAAGCCGATCATTGTGGGGAGTTCCAAGTTCAGAAGCAAAGGACGCTTTCCTGTGCTCACGTACTTCTACCAAGAAAAAAAG GCAGCAGTGTGTCGATGCAGTCAGCCTCTCTCTGGGTTTAGCGCACGATGCTTAGAGGATGAGAGCATGCTGCAGGCCATCAGCAAGGCCAATCACAACAGCCGATTTGTCTACGTCATGGATACTAGGCCAAAG TTGAATGCTCTCGCTAATCGAGCAGCAGGTAAAGGCTATGAGAACGAGGACAACTACTCCAACATCCGCTTCCAGTTTGTCGGCATTGAAAACATCCACGTGATGAGGACCAGCCTGCAGAAATTGCTAGAAG tgATTGGGACTCGATCTCTTTCCATGAGTGACCACCTGGTGGGCTTGGAGAGTAGTGGCTGGCTGCGGCACATCAAAGCCGTTGTAGACGCAGCGATCTTTCTCACCAAG GCGGTGACCGTGGAAGGAGCCAGTGTGCTGGTTCATTGTTCAGACGGATGGGACAGAACAGCCCAGGTCTGTTCACTGGGGGCGCTGCTGATGGACCCTTACTACCGCACCATCAAGGGCTTCATG GTACTGATAGAGAAAGACTGGATCTCATTTGGCCACAAGTTTGCAGACAG GTGTGACCAGCTGGACGGGGATCCAAAGGAAGTGTCTCCCATCTTCACTCAGTTCCTGGAGTGTGTCTGGCAGCTGACTGAGCAGTtcccacag GCATTTGAGTTCAGCGAGTGGTTCCTGCTGCAGATTCATGAGCACGTCCACTCCTGTCAATATGGAAACTTCCTTGGCAAcaatcagagacagagagaggattTGCA GCTGAGAGAGCGGACCCACTCGCTGTGGGCCTTTCTAATGAGCGAGAGACAGAACTACCTGAATCCGTTCTACAGTCCTGCATACGCTGAAGCGCACCCTGTGCTGGAGCCTTCCACTCTGCCCTACCACTTCAA GTTCTGGAGGAACTTGTACCACCAGTTTGATCGGTCTATGCACCCCCGTCAGTCCATCCTCAAAACCGTTCTGACTCTGAGAGAGGACAGCCGCAAGGCAGAGAGCACATTGCAGGCACTGGAGAAT CGGCTCCACCAGCTCGGTGTGACCCCTgttgtgacctctgacccccctGCACCTCCTCCCACCAGAGATCAACACTCCAACTCCAACGCCCTCCCGCCACGTCCCAATTCCCTCATTCTGGGGGCGCCCATCAACCACAAAGAAGAGCAgcgacaggaggaggaggacgagcagcaggaggaggtgggagaggAGGCCACAGAGAGCACCgacacagagaggacagtgGAGGGTAGCAGCGGCACCGAGCAG AGGAAGCAGAGCTACGGAGAGCTGGAAGGGACATACAACAGCGAGTCGGCCAAAGAGGAGCCAGCTGTTGTAAGCCTGGAGTTTGGAGTGGCGCGCATGACCTGCTGA